The Raphanus sativus cultivar WK10039 unplaced genomic scaffold, ASM80110v3 Scaffold3752, whole genome shotgun sequence genome contains the following window.
GTGCACGCGACATAGAAGATAATCATTCGGTTTCTTTTCTAGTTTAAAGCCCATTACAATCAAATTGGCTCGGCCCATTAACTGTCTGCTTTTGACTTCGTTAATTCTATCAGTGTTTTACCTGTTCAAAACTAAGCTAGCCGCCAAGACCTATCAGATTATCGAAAAATTAAGGAAAATTTGGAGAATACACAAAgcctaattttaaatataatttatatatctataatatGTTTAGacataattatacaattttttataattctaaactatttttttttatttctcgaATTTTTAGATTCAAGTGTGTTTCGTACGAAAATTTTTCTAAATGcatatatgtgtttgttttggatttagtagctaattttaatgattttataatgaataattacataaaatctattaataataatttaaaataattaattgtgttttaatattatacaaacaaaaaaagcggTCAACTCGAAAATTAAACGAGAATTGGACAATTTTACGCGGATCAATATGGATCAACGCTTACTTTCAACAATTTTGATCATATTCGTTGTGTTCAATCCAGGAACCGCGTTTAGTGTCGACTTCAGTGTTTTCCTTTTAAACCctcaaacaaactataaaaaaaCCTAGGCGGTGACGCTCCTCTTCCATTGAAATCTTTTCTTTCAACGGCGTCGTTTCTAGAGCAAGGCTCACAATGAAAAGAGATATTTTATGATTAGGCTTCTTATACCGCACTAGGCCCATATCACTCAAGAGCCCAGCTAAAACATGTAAACCCTAGGAAAAGCTCAAGAGAGTGAGTGAACATCCCTTCCCTCTAGTTATATAAATGTGCGCTTCTTCATCTGCAGAAAGCCCTAGCCGCACGCAGGAGGAAAAGAAGTTGTCGAGAGAGATCGCCGTGAAATGACGACCAGACTCAGGAAGAACAGGAAGAAGCGCGGTCACGTCAGCGCCGGACACGGTCGTATCGGGAAGCACCGCAAGCATCCCGGAGGTCGCGGTAACGCAGGAGGTATGCACCACCACAGGATCCTCTTCGACAAGTACCATCCCGGTTACTTCGGCAAAGTCGGTATGAGGTACTTCCACAAGCTCCGCAACAAGTTCTACAACCCGATCGTCAACCTTGACAGGCTCTGGTCGCTGGTTCCTGAGGATGTGAAGGCCAAGGCCACCAAGGATAAGGTGCCGATGATCGATGTGACGCAGCATGGGTTCTTTAAGGTGCTCGGGAAAGGTCATTTGCCTGAGGGCAAGCCTTTTGTGGTGAAGGCGAAGCTGATCTCGAAGACTGCTGAGAAGAAGATCAAGGAAGCTGGTGGTGCCGTGGTGCTCACTGCTTAGGTTTATCTGCaaatttatcttttgtttttgctttttgtttttgagtttttgcTAAGACTTGTCCTGTTTTGGATTTTGGAACATGGTTGTTATCACATTGAGCTTCTGGAATATTTGCCTTACTTTTTTCGCTTGTTTTTGATGTGTTTACGTAATTTTGGTGGATTTAGAATTGCGATTACGTTCTTAGTAGGTCATTGTGTTCATTATTCTGGTATTATTGTGATCTTAATTGATTCGTGGTTAAGAACTGCTTATGTGGTTTGATCATTTTCAGCCCATCTTCGACTGATTCCTGCATCCATAGTGCATTTCTCTCTTGTGGTTATGTATTCGCTTCGTCAAATGTTAGATGTGTCGGTTATTAATAGTTGTTTAGACTGGAGTTGATTAGATGCGCGTATCAGTCACGTAAAGTTGTAGAAATTCTAACATTTGTAATTCGGAACTTGAGCAAGCATGATCAGTTATTTAGTGTCTCATCGTACTAACTTGTTAAGATATGGTAAAACATCCACCAAATTATGTTCTCTTTATATATCCTTAAGACCAGTTTAACGTATGAACCTCAATGTATAAATATGATCCGGAAGCGACAAACATTGAAAGAATTCCAAATAAGCTGTTGCAAGGATTTAATTCTTCCAAAATCTTCTTTCGTCTTTTACGGAACCATTTTACATAAGAGGTACTGTTAGAAGGTTGTTTTCATATGGACCGTCACTACTAGTTCCCTTATCGTTCATTAGCTTTGTTGTTGATGTTGTTGGATTTATGAAAGGTCGAGTCACATTAGCTGCTAAGTTTGGGGAAAAAGTTGCgcaaatttcaaatatgttattTCGCATCACCAAACTGTTATTACAAAGAGCCAAATACTATGACCACTCACTGTATATGTACTCAAAAGATGGATGAGATCTCAGCGAGTAGCTGGCAACGCACGCCAGTTATTGGCTTGGTTTATGGCATGATCACGAGAAGTTGTTGCAGAAAGCTGTTGGTGTATAACTTCCTTGACGTGACCCGCACCCGTTTCT
Protein-coding sequences here:
- the LOC130506878 gene encoding 60S ribosomal protein L27a-3-like, with translation MTTRLRKNRKKRGHVSAGHGRIGKHRKHPGGRGNAGGMHHHRILFDKYHPGYFGKVGMRYFHKLRNKFYNPIVNLDRLWSLVPEDVKAKATKDKVPMIDVTQHGFFKVLGKGHLPEGKPFVVKAKLISKTAEKKIKEAGGAVVLTA